The following proteins are encoded in a genomic region of Drosophila willistoni isolate 14030-0811.24 chromosome 3R, UCI_dwil_1.1, whole genome shotgun sequence:
- the LOC6651176 gene encoding uncharacterized protein LOC6651176 has protein sequence MKVVVCLFPLLLLLSSWVSSLPTADKEALPNTFTSDASQLLAIQLLKHNKDIDANQVHSPLGVATILAVLAEASEGATYDEFNTVFGFPKDRSALRESYKRILGNYRNRDAAVALPSFQTWLYIYRNNSAREDYKQLLEQNYYVEVKDINRQDYDWSEPNTSLQLEEAGADVDIRTEPSNSKDVIGFETLKRINVDDDVPLVTTDTYGVEIVNKEASKFDREVDDKQYVEKPVALAEAVQMLKEQPFTTESAEAAATTDAAADMEKLEKPAEPAMAGEENLADKQQNKREENLQANVEENETVQEDEKLNKQPMANEQVTAGEPEKVRLPLQKLENAVKTAVKDSADEIMLALESHLSAVSRVYGARSLFRRDDIASALSANSITGRSAGSKSKMLLFNGLYYRGSWAQPFYQLRDGSDEFFFMTNEDAMQAPMMHTKGKFYVADLPQLKARVLSLPYENEKYGLSIVLPNETEGLSEVIAQMQPSDFKYARDHSELKQMHVSLPKFQVEETSRSESVLKQLGLQRLFSRTDAELSLLSDDTDVHVDEIVQFVNVRVDEGGSSANALSAANMQARSPLASATELPVPEPEPEPGVERFEVNRPFAYFIMDCENQLVLASGKVYTPEFKDDLPPVSVEIELEQS, from the exons ATGAAAGTCGTTGTGTGCCTTTTTCCACTCCTGCTCTTACTTTCCAGTTGGGTATCTTCACTGCCCACTGCGGATAAGGAAGCTCTTCCGAATACATTTACCAGCGATGCCTCCCAGCTGTTAGCCATTCAATTGCTAAAACACAACAAAGATATTGATGCCAATCAGGTGCATTCCCCACTGGGAGTGGCCACCATCTTAGCTGTCCTAGCCGAGGCGTCAGAAGGAGCCACCTATGATGAGTTCAATACTGTTTTTGGTTTCCCCAAGGATCGCAGCGCTTTGCGTGAGAGTTACAAACGTATTTTAGGCAATTATCGGAATCGTGATGCGGCAGTGGCATTGCCTTCCTTCCAGACCTGGCTCTACATCTATCGCAATAACAGTGCTCGCGAGGATTATAAGCAGCTGCTCGAACAAAACTACTACGTCGAGGTGAAGGACATTAACAGACAGGACTATGACTGGAGTGAGCCAAACACTTCACTTCAGCTAGAGGAAGCTGGAGCCGATGTTGATATCAGAACCGAGCCCAGTAATAGCAAAGATGTCATCGGTTTTGAGACCCTAAAACGAATCAACGTGGACGATGATGTTCCCCTAGTAACCACCGATACTTATGGCGTGGAAATTGTGAACAAGGAAGCTTCCAAATTTGATCGTGAAGTGGATGACAAGCAGTATGTGGAAAAACCAGTTGCCCTGGCTGAGGCTGTCCAGATGCTCAAGGAGCAACCGTTCACCACAGAATCCGCTGAAGCTGCCGCTACCACCGATGCCGCCGCTGACATggaaaaacttgaaaaaccTGCTGAACCCGCCATGGCTGGTGAGGAAAATCTAGCCGATAAGCAGCAGAACAAACGTGAAGAGAACCTTCAGGCCAATGTGGAGGAGAACGAGACGGTGCAAGAGGATGAGAAGCTAAACAAGCAACCGATGGCCAATGAACAGGTTACCGCTGGTGAACCCGAAAAAGTGCGTCTGCCGTTGCAGAAACTGGAAAATGCCGTCAAGACAGCGGTCAAAGACAGTGCCGATGAGATAATGCTGGCTCTCGAATCGCATCTAAGTGCAGTTAGTCGG GTTTATGGTGCCCGTAGCCTATTCCGTCGCGATGATATTGCCTCGGCACTGAGTGCCAACTCCATAACTGGGCGCTCGGCTGGCTCTAAGTCCAAGATGTTGCTCTTCAATGGCCTCTACTACCGCGGCAGCTGGGCTCAACCCTTCTATCAGCTGCGCGATGGCAGTGATGAGTTTTTCTTCATGACCAACGAAGATGCCATGCAAGCTCCCATGATGCATACCAAGGGAAAATTCTATGTGGCCGATTTGCCACAGCTGAAGGCTCGCGTACTCTCCCTTCCTTACGAGAATGAAAAGTACGGCCTAAGCATCGTTCTACCCAACGAGACTGAAGGACTGAGTGAGGTCATTGCCCAGATGCAGCCAAGTGACTTCAAATATGCTCGTGATCATAGTGAACTGAAGCAGATGCATGTATCGCTACCTAAATTCCAGGTAGAGGAAACCTCACGCTCCGAATCGGTTCTAAAGCAATTGGGCCTCCAGCGTCTTTTCTCACGCACCGATGCCGAGTTGAGCCTGCTGTCCGATGACACGGACGTCCATGTGGACGAGATTGTCCAGTTTGTTAATGTGCGCGTGGATGAGGGCGGTAGTAGTGCGAATGCCTTATCTGCTGCCAACATGCAGGCACGTTCACCTCTAGCCAGTGCCACCGAATTACCTGTACCGGAACCAGAACCCGAGCCAGGTGTTGAGCGATTCGAGGTGAATCGTCCATTTGCCTATTTCATAATGGACTGCGAGAATCAGTTGGTGCTGGCCTCTGGCAAGGTGTACACCCCAGAATTTAAGGATGATCTGCCACCCGTCTCTGTTGAAATTGAGCTGGAGCAATCATAA
- the LOC6651177 gene encoding cAMP-dependent protein kinase catalytic subunit 2 produces the protein MGVYEQQSFSSKVDYKLILDKLREEFNKKFSQNTPSLAIGLDNYEIKATLGAGSFGKVQMVKEKSSGNYYASKQLSKDQIMKTKQVAHVMSEKRVLRSIFFPFTVYLVASFKDNDSLYLILPIVPGGELFTYHRKVRKFSEKQARFYAAQVFLALEYLHHCSLLYRDLKPENIMIDKNGYLKVTDFGFAKKVETRTMTLCGTPEYLPPEIIQSKPYGTSVDWWAFGVLVYEFVAGHSPFSSHNRDMMSMYNKICECDYKMPSYFSGSLRHLVDHLLQVDLSKRYGNLINGNKDIKDHEWFKEIDWIPLLNQTISPPYIPTISNPEDISHFDKISEGKPKTKAKTMRHEEIFADF, from the exons ATGGGTGTCTATGAGCAACAGAGTTTCAGTTCGAAGGTCgattataaattaatattagataAGCTGAGAGAGGAGTTTAATAAGAAGTTTAGCCAAAATACCCCATCCTTGGCGATTGGTCTTGATAACTATGAGATCAAGGCCACCCTGGGAGCTGGATCATTTGGAAAAGTGCAGATGGTTAAGGAGAAGTCCTCGGGAAATTATTATGCCTCTAAACAACTTAGCAAGGATCAGATAATGAAGACAAAGCAAGTGGCCCATGTGATGAGTGAAAAGCGTGTCCTACGCTCAATATTTTTTCCATTCACTGTCTATTTGGTGGCTTCTTTCAAGGATAATGACAGTCTCTATCTAATATTGCCCATTGTGCCGGGAGGTGAACTTTTTACCTATCACCGCAA agTTCGTAAATTTAGTGAGAAACAAGCACGTTTCTATGCGGCTCAAGTATTTCTGGCCTTGGAGTATCTGCATCATTGCAGTTTACTCTATCGTGATTTGAAACCAGAGAACATTATGATCGACAAGAATGGTTATTTAAAGGTTACCGATTTTGGTTTTGCCAAGAAAGTGGAAACACGTACCATGACTTTGTGTGGTACACCAGAATATTTGCCACCCGAGATTATTCAATCGAAACCATATGGCACTAGCGTGGACTGGTGGGCTTTTGGTGTATTGGTCTATGAATTTGTCGCTGGACACTCGCCATTTTCCTCGCACAATCGGGACATGATGAGCATGTATAATAAGATTTGCGAATGTGATTATAAGATGCCTTCCTATTTCAGTGGTTCGTTACGTCATCTGGTCGATCATTTGTTGCAGGTGGATCTTTCTAAACG ATATGGCAATTTGATTAATGGTAATAAGGATATCAAGGATCATGAGTGGTTTAAGGAAATTGATTGGATACCGCTGCTGAATCAAACTATTAGTCCTCCCTATATACCAACCATTAGCAATCCCGAGGATATTTCACATTTCGATAAGATCTCCGAGGGCAAACCCAAAACAAAGGCCAAGACCATGCGGCATGAGGAGATTTTTGCTGATTTTTAA
- the LOC6651178 gene encoding cAMP-dependent protein kinase catalytic subunit 2 isoform X1 yields the protein MSHLQSQHYFNSKEDYGATLDGLSKEFDERWSHQTPSPYNNLENYIQRAVLGYGSFGTVMLVKEKTGKNYYAAKMMSKEDLVRLKQVAHVHNEKTVLSAARFPFLVYLVDSSKDFDYLYLILPFINGGELFSYHRKVRKFNEKQSRFYGTQVLLALEYMHRMNLMYRDLKPENILIDCKGYIKLTDFGFTKRVEGRTSTLCGTPEYLAPEIIQLKPYNKSVDWWAFGILLFEFVAGRSPFAAHNRDVILMYSKICLGEYRVPTYFTPPMKNLVESLMQVDTSKRLGNSNEGAIEIKNHPWFQGVDWFAMLNQEINPPYIPTVSNIEDISNFDHFESKSKVKSKINRHPELFNNF from the exons ATGAGCCATCTGCAGTCGCAGCACTATTTCAACTCCAAGGAAGATTACGGCGCCACACTCGACGGCCTGAGCAAAGAATTCGATGAGCGTTGGTCTCATCAAACACCATCGCCATATAATAATCTAGAAAACTATATACAACGAGCAGTCCTTGGCTATGGCAGTTTTGGTACTGTG ATGTTGGTCAAGGAGAAGACTGGCAAGAATTATTATGCTGCCAAAATGATGAGCAAAGAGGATTTGGTACGTCTTAAACAGGTGGCACATGTGCATAACGAGAAAACTGTGCTAAGTGCGGCACGTTTTCCATTCCTTGTATATCTGGTGGACTCGTCAAAggattttgattatttatatCTCATTCTGCCGTTTATCAATGGCGGCGAACTTTTTAGTTACCATCGAAA AGTGCGCAAATTCAATGAGAAGCAGTCGCGTTTCTATGGCACTCAAGTGCTACTAGCTTTGGAATATATGCACCGCATGAACCTAATGTACCGAGACCTCAAACCCGAGAATATACTAATCGATTGCAAGGGTTACATAAAGCTTACAGATTTTGGTTTCACCAAG CGAGTCGAGGGCCGTACCTCTACTCTATGTGGCACTCCTGAATATTTGGCTCCCGAGATTATACAATTGAAACCGTATAACAAATCGGTAGATTGGTGGGCTTTTGGCATATTGCTATTTGAGTTTGTGGCCGGACGATCGCCATTTGCAGCCCATAATCGTGATGTTATTCTTATGTATTCAAAAATCTGTTTAGGAGAGTATAGGGTGCCGACTTATTTTACGCCCCCAATGAAGAATTTAGTGGAGAGTCTTATGCAGGTTGATACCTCAAAGCG TTTAGGCAACTCAAACGAAGGTGCAATTGAAATTAAGAATCATCCTTGGTTCCAGGGTGTCGATTGGTTTGCTATGCTCAATCAGGAGATTAATCCGCCCTATATACCAACTGTATCGAATATTGAGGATATATCGAACTTTGATCATTTCGAATCCAAATCAAAAGTGAAATCCAAAATAAATCGTCATCCCGAgttgtttaataatttttaa
- the LOC6651178 gene encoding cAMP-dependent protein kinase catalytic subunit 2 isoform X3, whose product MAANFLVTIEMRKFNEKQSRFYGTQVLLALEYMHRMNLMYRDLKPENILIDCKGYIKLTDFGFTKRVEGRTSTLCGTPEYLAPEIIQLKPYNKSVDWWAFGILLFEFVAGRSPFAAHNRDVILMYSKICLGEYRVPTYFTPPMKNLVESLMQVDTSKRLGNSNEGAIEIKNHPWFQGVDWFAMLNQEINPPYIPTVSNIEDISNFDHFESKSKVKSKINRHPELFNNF is encoded by the exons ATGGCGGCGAACTTTTTAGTTACCATCGAAA TGCGCAAATTCAATGAGAAGCAGTCGCGTTTCTATGGCACTCAAGTGCTACTAGCTTTGGAATATATGCACCGCATGAACCTAATGTACCGAGACCTCAAACCCGAGAATATACTAATCGATTGCAAGGGTTACATAAAGCTTACAGATTTTGGTTTCACCAAG CGAGTCGAGGGCCGTACCTCTACTCTATGTGGCACTCCTGAATATTTGGCTCCCGAGATTATACAATTGAAACCGTATAACAAATCGGTAGATTGGTGGGCTTTTGGCATATTGCTATTTGAGTTTGTGGCCGGACGATCGCCATTTGCAGCCCATAATCGTGATGTTATTCTTATGTATTCAAAAATCTGTTTAGGAGAGTATAGGGTGCCGACTTATTTTACGCCCCCAATGAAGAATTTAGTGGAGAGTCTTATGCAGGTTGATACCTCAAAGCG TTTAGGCAACTCAAACGAAGGTGCAATTGAAATTAAGAATCATCCTTGGTTCCAGGGTGTCGATTGGTTTGCTATGCTCAATCAGGAGATTAATCCGCCCTATATACCAACTGTATCGAATATTGAGGATATATCGAACTTTGATCATTTCGAATCCAAATCAAAAGTGAAATCCAAAATAAATCGTCATCCCGAgttgtttaataatttttaa
- the LOC6651178 gene encoding cAMP-dependent protein kinase catalytic subunit 2 isoform X2: MSHLQSQHYFNSKEDYGATLDGLSKEFDERWSHQTPSPYNNLENYIQRAVLGYGSFGTVMLVKEKTGKNYYAAKMMSKEDLVRLKQVAHVHNEKTVLSAARFPFLVYLVDSSKDFDYLYLILPFINGGELFSYHRKVRKFNEKQSRFYGTQVLLALEYMHRMNLMYRDLKPENILIDCKGYIKLTDFGFTKRVEGRTSTLCGTPEYLAPEIIQLKPYNKSVDWWAFGILLFEFVAGRSPFAAHNRDVILMYSKICLGEYRVPTYFTPPMKNLVESLMQVDTSKRQLKRRCN; the protein is encoded by the exons ATGAGCCATCTGCAGTCGCAGCACTATTTCAACTCCAAGGAAGATTACGGCGCCACACTCGACGGCCTGAGCAAAGAATTCGATGAGCGTTGGTCTCATCAAACACCATCGCCATATAATAATCTAGAAAACTATATACAACGAGCAGTCCTTGGCTATGGCAGTTTTGGTACTGTG ATGTTGGTCAAGGAGAAGACTGGCAAGAATTATTATGCTGCCAAAATGATGAGCAAAGAGGATTTGGTACGTCTTAAACAGGTGGCACATGTGCATAACGAGAAAACTGTGCTAAGTGCGGCACGTTTTCCATTCCTTGTATATCTGGTGGACTCGTCAAAggattttgattatttatatCTCATTCTGCCGTTTATCAATGGCGGCGAACTTTTTAGTTACCATCGAAA AGTGCGCAAATTCAATGAGAAGCAGTCGCGTTTCTATGGCACTCAAGTGCTACTAGCTTTGGAATATATGCACCGCATGAACCTAATGTACCGAGACCTCAAACCCGAGAATATACTAATCGATTGCAAGGGTTACATAAAGCTTACAGATTTTGGTTTCACCAAG CGAGTCGAGGGCCGTACCTCTACTCTATGTGGCACTCCTGAATATTTGGCTCCCGAGATTATACAATTGAAACCGTATAACAAATCGGTAGATTGGTGGGCTTTTGGCATATTGCTATTTGAGTTTGTGGCCGGACGATCGCCATTTGCAGCCCATAATCGTGATGTTATTCTTATGTATTCAAAAATCTGTTTAGGAGAGTATAGGGTGCCGACTTATTTTACGCCCCCAATGAAGAATTTAGTGGAGAGTCTTATGCAGGTTGATACCTCAAAGCG GCAACTCAAACGAAGGTGCAATTGA
- the LOC6651234 gene encoding uncharacterized protein LOC6651234: MEHLCKILSYDIGRFITDLINALIKIGYEYLGKEKKACKGGSKRVKYPSYTIRHKYPKRLVTYDGEGSCEPRLIRFSDLSESDLDAFKCQGKKGGKKEPKKCSYECGHPKKMDTEEDDSDVDEDECEDGNENDEDQMEDDECEEEEEDECQDEDKFDLINFIKNLTNPKSTTDRQSAGQDCSNEAPPNEDFFLKLQQKAKVLYQNWLRCNQAQEQASPETFWDSMTPAHQLRFYWTAYTGEELQSTPIENFSQCYKKDFTQRNPCDSMKKLQSEVRRHWACMKRCRRMPFIFQAVIYHISVNDVDPNDDCALRDLFNKFR, from the coding sequence ATGGAACATTTGTGCAAAATCCTTAGTTACGATATCGGGCGTTTCATAACAGATTTAATCAATGCCTTGATCAAAATTGGTTACGAATATTTGGGCAAGGAAAAGAAGGCATGCAAAGGTGGGTCTAAGAGAGTCAAATATCCCAGTTATACCATAAGACACAAGTATCCAAAACGTCTGGTGACCTACGATGGGGAAGGGAGTTGTGAGCCGCGTCTAATACGTTTTTCAGATCTGTCTGAAAGTGACCTAGACGCTTTCAAATGTCAGGGCAAAAAAGGAGGCAAAAAAGAGCCCAAAAAGTGTTCTTATGAGTGTGGACATCCGAAGAAAATGGACACAGAGGAAGATGATTCTGATGTAGATGAGGATGAATGTGAAGATGGCAACGAAAATGATGAAGATCAAATGGAAGACGATGAATgtgaagaagaagaggaagaTGAGTGCCAAGATGAGGACAAGTTTGATTTGATAAATTTTATCAAGAATCTTACCAACCCAAAGTCAACAACTGACCGACAATCTGCGGGCCAAGATTGCAGCAATGAGGCACCTCCAAATGAAGATTTTTTCCTTAAGTTGCAGCAAAAGGCCAAAGTGTTGTATCAAAATTGGCTTCGCTGTAACCAGGCTCAAGAGCAAGCCAGTCCGGAAACATTTTGGGACTCAATGACGCCCGCCCACCAACTACGATTCTACTGGACTGCATATACAGGCGAAGAGTTACAATCAACTCCCATTGAAAATTTTAGCCAATGTTATAAGAAGGATTTTACACAGAGGAATCCATGCGATAGCATGAAGAAATTGCAATCGGAAGTACGACGACATTGGGCCTGCATGAAGAGATGCCGGCGAATGCCTTTTATTTTTCAAGCGGTCATCTACCACATTAGTGTGAATGATGTGGATCCCAATGATGATTGTGCCCTTCGTGACTTGTTCAACAAATTTCGTTAA